From one Mya arenaria isolate MELC-2E11 chromosome 4, ASM2691426v1 genomic stretch:
- the LOC128232410 gene encoding histone-lysine N-methyltransferase SETDB1-like isoform X3 — protein MATSGEDVIPSSFVREYKISNYYCCVYDCNSNGRYDSEISFHKFPKDENIRKQWVVKIRRDIGNDFQISKTTVVCCKHFKTEDYVGWTPSKTRRLKKGIVPSVFDWSEEKTARRLLTRKPTATSQPKTKRLRLDGADHSTLTSDEQPGGSGEDILTATPLHIEQHREIDMLKDQLQKKTEECSNVNKQLAVMSVSEEDGRMFQISDSLDLDSLVDSVIDEICNPDSTGFQADIHKVQNQIRNAERKQREINRIFSDCMEQLVQFSNTLEEEERHSEQRHQEILDAEANGPSEVTITDSDEDDDDVQFIQKTFDPNIALKRKQEASASNSGIKRKTDQPSTIGQTRANLAAALANSPSRTIDSARKIFTASLAKQSSLKLRITAKTVSSVLPMAGSQSATPSVLSALQQRKPASSSYMQSSQANQEHMEKLFLEDVNVCKVGGYVLARRYGDVWQKAEIMDINKPATTICDRKFKVRFEQKRVVKMLVSKHVAFLESINKPVLVGTRIIALYKDDESNEAFYAGIIAEAPNGRNELRYLVFFDDGYAQYCSSKEIHKVFYQSRNVWEDIHPDSQDFVKDYLAQYPERPMVRLHKGQTVKTEWKGKWWTAKVEEVDASLVLMFFPADKRSEWIYRGSTRLEPLYTALANAEANRIMGKVKRHNLNVASGNKPVVEYTRNNSTDSSPAKAEKKKSVAKKSTTPSSLNTGQVWEASWMKRKSTEDRKPSLKIQPQDKFSTSTISSPPVAAKSRDMASILQDRLTTPEEAGTVDLESLGTRLDHIIPSADRKKVQMVPHKCSKKCLKEVVDHPDKYRGNNPLLIPLFFGWERHVAKTKPYGRRVVFYRAPCGRRIRNLEELDLYLMLTDSQLPIDAFCCDPELHVHYEFIPVKTFCDIKDISYGKENVVISCVNGIDRQYPDYVDYSNQRIPASGVKLNLDPNFLVCCDCEDNCRDPSKCACQQLTSRSSAVVNGGRAMPNAGYRHRRLEEPLISGLYECNSRCKCDKRCVQRVVQNGLKNRLQVFKTEKRGWGLRCLDDIPRGGFICIYAGQLLTDQGANEDGQQYGDEYLAELDYIEVVERQKAGYESDVEDIDEMGRDNDGPDWETESDHGNGSDSDESFKDKSYTKKGWPEVGVSEKQHQTRASDRDVKRKQTAQKSTSGSRTSPELPDLNTPSITAESSDKKKRIGRSTGARYGPINHSSKKEDEKEEEDEPQGPSTRDYFEDDQSCYIMDAKSMGNIGRYLNHSCQPNAFVQNVFVDTHDLRFPWIAFFAGQYISAGSELTWDYNYEVGSVHGKVLYCYCGSAECRGRLL, from the exons ATGGCCACTTCAGGTGAAGATGTGATTCCGAGTAGTTTTGTGCGAGAATACAAGATATCTAATTATTACTGTTGTGTTTATGACTGTAATTCAAATGGAAGATATGATTCTGAAATCAGCTTTCATAAATTTCCAAAAGATGAGAATATAAGAAAACAATGGGTGGTGAAAATAAGAAGAGATATTGGCAACGATTTCCAG atttcaaaaacaacagttgtctgttgcaaacattttaaaacagagGATTATGTGGGATGGACACCTTCAAAAACACGAAGGCTAAAGAAAGGAATAGTTCCTAGCGTTTTTGACTGGAGTGAGGAAAAGACAGCACGAAGATTGCTGACTAGAAAGCCCACTGCAACATCGCAACCCAAAACTAAACG ATTAAGATTGGATGGTGCTGATCATTCAACATTGACATCAGATGAACAGCCTGGTGGTAGTGGGGAGGACATTTTGACAGCAACCCCATTACATATTGAGCAACATAGAGAGATTGACATGCTGAAGGATCAGTTGCAGAAGAAAACCGAAGAATGTTCAAATGTGAACAAGCAGTTAGCTGTG ATGTCAGTGTCCGAAGAAGATGGCCGGATGTTCCAGATCAGTGACAGCCTGGACTTGGACAGTCTGGTTGACTCTGTAATTGATGAGATCTGCAACCCAGATTCCACAGGATTTCAAGCAGACATCCATAAGGTCCAGAACCAAATCAGAAATGCTGAAC GTAAGCAGCGTGAAATCAACCGTATCTTCTCAGACTGCATGGAGCAGCTTGTCCAGTTCAGCAACACCCTTGAGGAGGAGGAGAGGCACAGCGA GCAAAGACACCAGGAGATACTAGATGCAGAAGCTAATGGACCCTCTGAGGTCACAATTACAGACTCTGATGAAGATGATGACGATGTTCAATTCATACAGAAAACATTTGACCCAAACATTGCCCTGAAGAGAAAACAGGAGGCTTCGGCATCAAACTCTGG TATAAAGAGGAAGACAGACCAACCATCCACCATTGGCCAGACCCGGGCTaatttggcagccgccttggcCAATAGTCCG TCAAGGACAATTGACAGTGCAAGGAAAATATTCACAGCTTCTCTTGCAAAACAGTCCTCCCTCAAACTAAGGATAACTGCT AAAACTGTGTCGTCTGTCCTTCCCATGGCCGGTTCCCAGTCTGCAACCCCGTCAGTGTTGTCAGCCCTCCAGCAGCGGAAACCAGCATCCTCCTCATACATGCAGAGCTCACAAGCCAACCAGGAACACATGGAAAAACTTTTCCTGGAGGATGTCAA TGTTTGTAAGGTTGGAGGTTATGTGCTGGCCCGGAGGTACGGTGATGTCTGGCAGAAGGCTGAGATCATGGACATTAATAAACCAGCAACAACTATCTGTGAT CGTAAATTCAAGGTGCGTTTTGAGCAGAAGCGTGTGGTGAAGATGTTGGTGTCGAAACATGTGGCATTCTTGGAGAGCATCAACAAGCCTGTCCTTGTGGGCACCAGAATCATAG CCCTGTACAAGGACGATGAGTCTAATGAGGCGTTCTATGCTGGTATCATTGCTGAGGCTCCAAATGGGAGGAATGAGCTCAG GTACCTCGTGTTTTTTGACGATGGCTATGCTCAATACTGCAGCTCAAAGGAGATCCATAAAGTTTTCTATCAAA GTCGTAATGTATGGGAAGATATACATCCAGATTCACAAGACTTTGTGAAGGACTATTTGGCACAGTATCCAGAG AGGCCGATGGTGCGCTTACATAAGGGTCAGACAGTGAAGACAGAGTGGAAGGGCAAGTGGTGGACAGCCAAGGTGGAGGAGGTGGACGCCAGCCTTGTTCTCATGTTCTTCCCAGCTGACAAACGTAGCGAGTGGATCTACCGAGGTTCCACACGCCTTGAACCACTCTACACAGCCCTa GCAAATGCAGAAGCTAACCGGATCATGGGCAAGGTTAAGAGACACAACCTCAATGTTGCCAGTGGTAACAAACCTGTAGTGGAATACACCAGGAACAACAGCACTGACA GTTCACCAGCCAAGGCTGAGAAGAAAAAGTCTGTAGCTAAGAAGAGCACTACTCCATCCAGCCTGAACACTGGACAGGTGTGGGAGGCCAGCTGGATGAAAAGAAAATCTACTGAGGACCGAAAACCCTCACTTAAGATCCAACCACAAG aCAAGTTCAGCACATCTACAATCAGCAGCCCTCCGGTGGCTGCAAAGAGTCGGGACATGGCTAGTATTCTCCAGGACAGACTTACAACCCCTGAAGAGGCTGGCACTGTTG ATTTAGAATCATTAGGAACAAGACTCGATCATATAATTCCATCTGCAgacagaaaaaaagttcaaatgg TGCCCCACAAGTGTTCCAAGAAATGTTTGAAGGAAGTTGTTGATCATCcagacaaatatagagggaaCAATCCTCTGCTCATTCCCCTCTTCTTTGGATGGGAAAG GCATGTGGCTAAGACAAAGCCCTATGGTCGTCGTGTTGTGTTTTACCGCGCACCATGTGGGCGGAGAATTCGCAACCTGGAGGAGCTGGACTTATACCTGATGTTGACAGACAGTCAGCTTCCCATTGATGCCTTCTGCTGTGACCCAGAACTACATGTACACTACGAGTTTATCCCTGTTAAG ACTTTCTGTGACATCAAGGACATATCGTATGGAAAGGAGAATGTTGTTATATCATGTGTGAATGGGATTGACCGCCAGTACCCGGATTATGTGGACTACTCCAATCAGCGTATCCCGGCAAGTGGTGTAAAACTCAACCTCGACCCAAACTTTCTTGTCTGCTGTGACTGCGAAGATAATTGCAGG GACCCCTCCAAGTGTGCATGCCAACAGCTGACATCTAGATCATCGGCTGTAGTGAATGGTGGGCGAGCCATGCCAAATGCTGGCTACAGACACAGGCGGCTAGAGGAACCACTTATATCAGG GCTTTATGAGTGCAATTCACGATGTAAATGTGACAAGAGATGTGTCCAAAGAGTTGTTCAGAATGGTCTCAAAAACAGACTGCAAGTGTTCAAAACAGAGAAAAG GGGCTGGGGCCTGCGCTGCCTGGATGACATTCCTCGTGGCGGATTTATCTGTATCTATGCTGGTCAGTTACTGACTGACCAGGGGGCGAACGAAGATGGACAACAATACGGGGACGAGTATCTCGCTGAACTTGATTACATTGAG GTTGTAGAGAGACAGAAGGCAGGCTATGAGAGTGATGTAGAAGACATTGATGAGATGGGCCGTGACAATGACGGGCCAGACTGGGAGACAGAGAGTGACCATGGCAACGGATCTGACTCAGATGA ATCATTTAAGGATAAGTCCTACACAAAAAAAGGTTGGCCAGAGGTTGGAGTTTCCGaaaaacaacaccaaactaG GGCGTCAGATCGGGATGTAAAGCGGAAGCAGACGGCTCAAAAGAGCACAAGTGGCTCAAGAACGTCACCAGAGCTCCCTGACCTCAACACCCCGTCTATCACAG CAGAGAGCTCAGATAAGAAGAAGCGTATAGGTCGGTCAACTGGAGCTAGATACGGTCCCATCAACCATTCTTCAAAGAAAGAAG ACGAAAAGGAAGAAGAAGATGAGCCCCAAGGTCCGTCAACACGTGATTACTTTGAGGACGACCAGTCATGCTACATTATGGACGCCAAGTCCATGGGAAACATAGGCAGATACCTCAAT CACAGCTGCCAGCCGAATGCCTTCGTTCAGAATGTGTTTGTGGACACTCACGATCTCCGTTTCCCCTGGATTGCATTCTTTGCTGGACA GTATATCAGTGCAGGCTCAGAACTGACCTGGGACTACAACTATGAAGTTGGCAGCGTGCATGGGAAGGTGCTGTACTGCTACTGTGGATCAGCCGAGTGCAGGGGCAGGCTACTCTAA
- the LOC128232410 gene encoding histone-lysine N-methyltransferase SETDB1-like isoform X4: MATSGEDVIPSSFVREYKISNYYCCVYDCNSNGRYDSEISFHKFPKDENIRKQWVVKIRRDIGNDFQISKTTVVCCKHFKTEDYVGWTPSKTRRLKKGIVPSVFDWSEEKTARRLLTRKPTATSQPKTKRLRLDGADHSTLTSDEQPGGSGEDILTATPLHIEQHREIDMLKDQLQKKTEECSNVNKQLAVMSVSEEDGRMFQISDSLDLDSLVDSVIDEICNPDSTGFQADIHKVQNQIRNAERKQREINRIFSDCMEQLVQFSNTLEEEERHSEQRHQEILDAEANGPSEVTITDSDEDDDDVQFIQKTFDPNIALKRKQEASASNSGIKRKTDQPSTIGQTRANLAAALANSPKTVSSVLPMAGSQSATPSVLSALQQRKPASSSYMQSSQANQEHMEKLFLEDVNVCKVGGYVLARRYGDVWQKAEIMDINKPATTICDRKFKVRFEQKRVVKMLVSKHVAFLESINKPVLVGTRIIALYKDDESNEAFYAGIIAEAPNGRNELRYLVFFDDGYAQYCSSKEIHKVFYQSRNVWEDIHPDSQDFVKDYLAQYPERPMVRLHKGQTVKTEWKGKWWTAKVEEVDASLVLMFFPADKRSEWIYRGSTRLEPLYTALANAEANRIMGKVKRHNLNVASGNKPVVEYTRNNSTDSSPAKAEKKKSVAKKSTTPSSLNTGQVWEASWMKRKSTEDRKPSLKIQPQDKFSTSTISSPPVAAKSRDMASILQDRLTTPEEAGTVDLESLGTRLDHIIPSADRKKVQMVPHKCSKKCLKEVVDHPDKYRGNNPLLIPLFFGWERHVAKTKPYGRRVVFYRAPCGRRIRNLEELDLYLMLTDSQLPIDAFCCDPELHVHYEFIPVKTFCDIKDISYGKENVVISCVNGIDRQYPDYVDYSNQRIPASGVKLNLDPNFLVCCDCEDNCRDPSKCACQQLTSRSSAVVNGGRAMPNAGYRHRRLEEPLISGLYECNSRCKCDKRCVQRVVQNGLKNRLQVFKTEKRGWGLRCLDDIPRGGFICIYAGQLLTDQGANEDGQQYGDEYLAELDYIEVVERQKAGYESDVEDIDEMGRDNDGPDWETESDHGNGSDSDESFKDKSYTKKGWPEVGVSEKQHQTRASDRDVKRKQTAQKSTSGSRTSPELPDLNTPSITAESSDKKKRIGRSTGARYGPINHSSKKEDEKEEEDEPQGPSTRDYFEDDQSCYIMDAKSMGNIGRYLNHSCQPNAFVQNVFVDTHDLRFPWIAFFAGQYISAGSELTWDYNYEVGSVHGKVLYCYCGSAECRGRLL; this comes from the exons ATGGCCACTTCAGGTGAAGATGTGATTCCGAGTAGTTTTGTGCGAGAATACAAGATATCTAATTATTACTGTTGTGTTTATGACTGTAATTCAAATGGAAGATATGATTCTGAAATCAGCTTTCATAAATTTCCAAAAGATGAGAATATAAGAAAACAATGGGTGGTGAAAATAAGAAGAGATATTGGCAACGATTTCCAG atttcaaaaacaacagttgtctgttgcaaacattttaaaacagagGATTATGTGGGATGGACACCTTCAAAAACACGAAGGCTAAAGAAAGGAATAGTTCCTAGCGTTTTTGACTGGAGTGAGGAAAAGACAGCACGAAGATTGCTGACTAGAAAGCCCACTGCAACATCGCAACCCAAAACTAAACG ATTAAGATTGGATGGTGCTGATCATTCAACATTGACATCAGATGAACAGCCTGGTGGTAGTGGGGAGGACATTTTGACAGCAACCCCATTACATATTGAGCAACATAGAGAGATTGACATGCTGAAGGATCAGTTGCAGAAGAAAACCGAAGAATGTTCAAATGTGAACAAGCAGTTAGCTGTG ATGTCAGTGTCCGAAGAAGATGGCCGGATGTTCCAGATCAGTGACAGCCTGGACTTGGACAGTCTGGTTGACTCTGTAATTGATGAGATCTGCAACCCAGATTCCACAGGATTTCAAGCAGACATCCATAAGGTCCAGAACCAAATCAGAAATGCTGAAC GTAAGCAGCGTGAAATCAACCGTATCTTCTCAGACTGCATGGAGCAGCTTGTCCAGTTCAGCAACACCCTTGAGGAGGAGGAGAGGCACAGCGA GCAAAGACACCAGGAGATACTAGATGCAGAAGCTAATGGACCCTCTGAGGTCACAATTACAGACTCTGATGAAGATGATGACGATGTTCAATTCATACAGAAAACATTTGACCCAAACATTGCCCTGAAGAGAAAACAGGAGGCTTCGGCATCAAACTCTGG TATAAAGAGGAAGACAGACCAACCATCCACCATTGGCCAGACCCGGGCTaatttggcagccgccttggcCAATAGTCCG AAAACTGTGTCGTCTGTCCTTCCCATGGCCGGTTCCCAGTCTGCAACCCCGTCAGTGTTGTCAGCCCTCCAGCAGCGGAAACCAGCATCCTCCTCATACATGCAGAGCTCACAAGCCAACCAGGAACACATGGAAAAACTTTTCCTGGAGGATGTCAA TGTTTGTAAGGTTGGAGGTTATGTGCTGGCCCGGAGGTACGGTGATGTCTGGCAGAAGGCTGAGATCATGGACATTAATAAACCAGCAACAACTATCTGTGAT CGTAAATTCAAGGTGCGTTTTGAGCAGAAGCGTGTGGTGAAGATGTTGGTGTCGAAACATGTGGCATTCTTGGAGAGCATCAACAAGCCTGTCCTTGTGGGCACCAGAATCATAG CCCTGTACAAGGACGATGAGTCTAATGAGGCGTTCTATGCTGGTATCATTGCTGAGGCTCCAAATGGGAGGAATGAGCTCAG GTACCTCGTGTTTTTTGACGATGGCTATGCTCAATACTGCAGCTCAAAGGAGATCCATAAAGTTTTCTATCAAA GTCGTAATGTATGGGAAGATATACATCCAGATTCACAAGACTTTGTGAAGGACTATTTGGCACAGTATCCAGAG AGGCCGATGGTGCGCTTACATAAGGGTCAGACAGTGAAGACAGAGTGGAAGGGCAAGTGGTGGACAGCCAAGGTGGAGGAGGTGGACGCCAGCCTTGTTCTCATGTTCTTCCCAGCTGACAAACGTAGCGAGTGGATCTACCGAGGTTCCACACGCCTTGAACCACTCTACACAGCCCTa GCAAATGCAGAAGCTAACCGGATCATGGGCAAGGTTAAGAGACACAACCTCAATGTTGCCAGTGGTAACAAACCTGTAGTGGAATACACCAGGAACAACAGCACTGACA GTTCACCAGCCAAGGCTGAGAAGAAAAAGTCTGTAGCTAAGAAGAGCACTACTCCATCCAGCCTGAACACTGGACAGGTGTGGGAGGCCAGCTGGATGAAAAGAAAATCTACTGAGGACCGAAAACCCTCACTTAAGATCCAACCACAAG aCAAGTTCAGCACATCTACAATCAGCAGCCCTCCGGTGGCTGCAAAGAGTCGGGACATGGCTAGTATTCTCCAGGACAGACTTACAACCCCTGAAGAGGCTGGCACTGTTG ATTTAGAATCATTAGGAACAAGACTCGATCATATAATTCCATCTGCAgacagaaaaaaagttcaaatgg TGCCCCACAAGTGTTCCAAGAAATGTTTGAAGGAAGTTGTTGATCATCcagacaaatatagagggaaCAATCCTCTGCTCATTCCCCTCTTCTTTGGATGGGAAAG GCATGTGGCTAAGACAAAGCCCTATGGTCGTCGTGTTGTGTTTTACCGCGCACCATGTGGGCGGAGAATTCGCAACCTGGAGGAGCTGGACTTATACCTGATGTTGACAGACAGTCAGCTTCCCATTGATGCCTTCTGCTGTGACCCAGAACTACATGTACACTACGAGTTTATCCCTGTTAAG ACTTTCTGTGACATCAAGGACATATCGTATGGAAAGGAGAATGTTGTTATATCATGTGTGAATGGGATTGACCGCCAGTACCCGGATTATGTGGACTACTCCAATCAGCGTATCCCGGCAAGTGGTGTAAAACTCAACCTCGACCCAAACTTTCTTGTCTGCTGTGACTGCGAAGATAATTGCAGG GACCCCTCCAAGTGTGCATGCCAACAGCTGACATCTAGATCATCGGCTGTAGTGAATGGTGGGCGAGCCATGCCAAATGCTGGCTACAGACACAGGCGGCTAGAGGAACCACTTATATCAGG GCTTTATGAGTGCAATTCACGATGTAAATGTGACAAGAGATGTGTCCAAAGAGTTGTTCAGAATGGTCTCAAAAACAGACTGCAAGTGTTCAAAACAGAGAAAAG GGGCTGGGGCCTGCGCTGCCTGGATGACATTCCTCGTGGCGGATTTATCTGTATCTATGCTGGTCAGTTACTGACTGACCAGGGGGCGAACGAAGATGGACAACAATACGGGGACGAGTATCTCGCTGAACTTGATTACATTGAG GTTGTAGAGAGACAGAAGGCAGGCTATGAGAGTGATGTAGAAGACATTGATGAGATGGGCCGTGACAATGACGGGCCAGACTGGGAGACAGAGAGTGACCATGGCAACGGATCTGACTCAGATGA ATCATTTAAGGATAAGTCCTACACAAAAAAAGGTTGGCCAGAGGTTGGAGTTTCCGaaaaacaacaccaaactaG GGCGTCAGATCGGGATGTAAAGCGGAAGCAGACGGCTCAAAAGAGCACAAGTGGCTCAAGAACGTCACCAGAGCTCCCTGACCTCAACACCCCGTCTATCACAG CAGAGAGCTCAGATAAGAAGAAGCGTATAGGTCGGTCAACTGGAGCTAGATACGGTCCCATCAACCATTCTTCAAAGAAAGAAG ACGAAAAGGAAGAAGAAGATGAGCCCCAAGGTCCGTCAACACGTGATTACTTTGAGGACGACCAGTCATGCTACATTATGGACGCCAAGTCCATGGGAAACATAGGCAGATACCTCAAT CACAGCTGCCAGCCGAATGCCTTCGTTCAGAATGTGTTTGTGGACACTCACGATCTCCGTTTCCCCTGGATTGCATTCTTTGCTGGACA GTATATCAGTGCAGGCTCAGAACTGACCTGGGACTACAACTATGAAGTTGGCAGCGTGCATGGGAAGGTGCTGTACTGCTACTGTGGATCAGCCGAGTGCAGGGGCAGGCTACTCTAA